From Treponema sp. OMZ 787:
CAAGAATGGGTGCAGGCCCCGGCATTTGCGCTTCGGTCGGTAAGGTAGGCACTTATAAGGCAGCGCCCCGAATAAGAAATACACATGGCCCCATGCACAAAACATTCAAGCTCCATTTCGGGAACCCGCTGCTTTATCTCGCGTATGTCCTCAAGGCTTGCTTCCCTTCCCAAGACCACACGGGAAAAGCCCAAGTCCCTGTAAACCTTTACGGCCTCATAGTTTATGCAGTTTGCCTGAGTGCTTAAATGAAGCGGAATGTCGGGAAAGTTTTCTTTTAAAATTCGGGCGGCTCCCAAGTCTTGGACGATAAAGGCATCGAAAGGATATTGTTTAAAATATTGGACCTCGGACAACAAGTTTTTTAAGTCCTCATTATGAAAGCTTATATTTATTGCGCAATAAAGTTTTTTTGTTAAGCCACGCTTTTTATATTCTTCTTTTAAAAGAGAAATATTTTTATATTCCTCTCCCGAAAAATTATCGGCCTTAGCCCTAAGCGAAAAATTCTTTAATCCTATATAAGCTGCATCGGCTCCGTACTCCCATGCATAATCTAATTTTTCAAAATTGCCCGCAGGCGAAAGAAGTTCCATATTTATCCCCTATAAATTCGCTTGATTTTCTATCAAAGAGCCTGTCTCAAAAAATACTCCGATTTTTTTTCCTATAGCTTCAACTTCGAGGTGAGCATCGGCAAAGTAGTCGGGGACGGCTTGAAACAGGTGAGGCATATCTTCCATTTTATCAAGCTCAGCCCTTCCGCCGGCTTTTTCGATTTTTTCGCAAAGACGGATTGAGTCATCCAAAAGGATCTCATTACTTCCGCATTGAATAAAAACGGGAGGAAAATTTTCAAAGCTGCCGAAAATAGGAGAGACAAGCTCGTTTGTAAGATTTTTTTCTTCCGTATATAATTGGGCAGCCCCCAACAAGGCTTCTTGAGAAAAAACAAAATCTTTTTTGCGGTTTGCACTCAATCCGCCGCTTGAACAAGTTAAATCAGTCCATGGCGAAAGTAAAACCAGCAAAGCAGGAAGAGGAAGATGTTTATTTTTTAAATAATGAATCAGCGAAAGAATTAAGCCTCCTCCGGCTCCGTCTCCTGCGAGAATCAAATTTGAAGGGGCGACGGTATGCGATTCTATAAGTTTTGCATAGACCTTATAAAAATCTTCGAGGGCGGCAGGAAAGGGCTGCTCCGGAGCAAGCTTGTACTCGGGTAAATATAAATCTGCCGAAGCCTCATGAGCAAGGCCCGCACAAAAAGAGCGGTAAGCCTTTTTTGTGCCGCTTATAAAAGAACCTCCATGGGCATATAGGATTACCCTGCCTGACACCGCCATCTCAGGCTTTAATACATCGGTATCGACACCGCGCAATTCGACTTCGGATAAGTCTACATTGTTCGGTACATGAGGAGAATAAAGAATATCGTCATAGGCAAGACGCAGCTCGTCTATAGTATGTTTTCGAGAAAGAACGGCCTTTTTAAATTTCTTTTTTAACTCGCGTAAATCCTTCAATTCGTTTTGCACTTAAATGTCTCCATTTAATTTTTTTAATCGGTTTTCAAGGTCTTAATTAAAACTCGTCAAGCTTGCGTAAATTGGCATAGATGCCGTTTAAACTTAAAAGCTCCTCATGAGTACCGCTTTCCATGATGCCCTCATCGGTAACTACCAAAATCCTATCGGCATTTCTTATTGTAGAAAGACGGTGGGCGATAACTATTGTAGTCCTCTCCTCGGATAATTCCTCAATGGCTCTTTGAATTAAAATTTCGTTTTCGGTATCAAGGGCAGAAGTTGCCTCGTCCAAGATCAAAATCGGAGGATTTTTTAAAAAGACTCTGGCAATCGATATTCTCTGCTTTTGTCCGCCTGAAAGCATTACACCGCGCTCCCCCACATAGGAGTCATACCCCTCTTCTAAACTCATAATAAAATCGTGAATGTGGGCATTTTTAGCGGCCTCAATAATTTCTTCATCGGAAGCATCGGGCTTACCGTAGGCTATGTTCTCTTTTATGGTTCCGCCGAAAAGATAAACATCCTGCTGGACAATTCCGATATTTTCTCTCAATGACTTTAGGGTCAAATCCCTTACATCCTTTCCGTCTATGCTTATATTTCCGGCTGTTACATCGTAAAAGCGCGGAAGAAGGGAGCATATAGTCGTCTTTCCGCCTCCTGAGGGACCTACAAGAGCAAGGGTTTTTCCCGCAGGAATATCTATGGAAATATTTTTTAAGATTGCGGCCGTTTCATTGTAGCTGAAATCTACATTTTCGTATTTGATATTTCCTCTTACATCCTTTAGCTCGACGGCATCTTCCTTTTCGGTTATTTCGGGGGCTGTTTCTACAATCTGCAAAAAGCGTTTAAAACCCGCAGCTCCCTTTTGGAACATCTCGGTAAAATTGATAAGGAGATTTATCGGAGCTATATAGATATTTATATACAAGACATAGATGGTCAAATCGGGAATGGTCAGCTCATTCCTTGCAACAAAAAAACTTCCGGCTACAACGGTTACTATAAAAAACAAGCCTTGCAAAAGACCGTTTACGGCAAAAAATCCGCCCATCTGTTTATAGTTTAAATACTTTGAATGTACAAAGGCCTCGTTTGCAGTATAGAATTTTTTGCTTTCCAAGGCCTCGTTAGCAAAGGACTGAACAACCCTTATTCCGGAAAGAGTATCCTGCACCTGCGAATTTATTCCGGCTATTGTTTTGCGGTTGAGCATAAAAATTTTACGCATCTTTTTGTTTTGAAAAAAGGTAAAGATAAACATAAGGGAGGTAACCGAGGCTAAAATAAGGGTCAGCCTTACGTTGATAAAACAAAGGAGCGAAAAAGAACCTATTATTTTAAGAAAGGAAATAAAAAGGTTTTCGGGGCCGTGGTGGGCCAGTTCCGAAATATCGAAAAGGTCTGAAACAATTCTCGAAATCATGTCTCCCGTTTTGTTCTTATCGTAATATGAAAAGGAAAGACGCTGCATATGATTAAAGAGGTCGTTTCTCATATCCCTTTCCATCCGGGCTCCCATTATGTGCCCCCATGAGGTTATAAAATATTGGGCAAAATATCTTATAATATAAAGCCCCAAAAGAATTAAGGCAATTATAAAACCAAGGTAGATGATGGCCGATGCCGTTACATCGAAGTCCAAAATTGTTCTATCTGAAAACAGAGAAAGCTCTCCGCTTCTTATTTTTGGAATTACCCTTGTCAAATACCTTATCACTTGCGGAAAAACCAAGTCTACCGCAGAAACCAAAAGAGCGCAAAATAAATCGAAGAAAAATAAGAATTTATAAGGCGTGTAATAGGCTGCAAATTTGAAAAAGGTGCTTTTTTTGTGCATAATTTATGATAATATACGATAAACCAAAAAAAGTAAATAGGCATTTTTTAAAGCCCTTCGATTAGCTTTGTTATTGCTTCAAGAGCCCTTCCCCTGTGGGATACCGAATTCTTTTGTTCGGGGCTAAGCTCTGCAAAGGTTTTTCCGAACTCTTCAACAAAAAATATGGGGTCGTAACCGAAGCCGCCCGAACCTGACGGAGCTTCGGTTATATTTCCCTCGCAAGTTTCCTGTACCGAATAAAAACGGTCTTCATTTAAAAGAAAAATCATGCAGCAAGCAAATCGGGCACTGCGATCTTTTACCCCTTTTAACTCTTCAAGCACCTTATTTATACCGGCTTCAGCAGAAACATGCTCTCCATTTAAAGCACCATAACGGGCAGAATGAATTCCGGGAGCTCCGTTTAAAAAATCCACACAAAGGCCTGAATCATCCGCAAGAACAGGTGCTTGTACAATACCGTAAAGGGCCTTGGCCTTAATCATAGAATTTTCAAAAAATGTACTTCCCGTTTCTTCAGGGTCAAAGTCTATACCTTCTTCTTTAGGCAGAACAATTTTATGAGACGGAAGAAGCTCCTGCACTTCCTTTTTTTTGTTTACATTTCCCGATGCCAGATATATTTTCATACTGCTGAGTATACCAAATTTTCAAACTCTTGGCAATATTTTTATCGATTGTCCCCTTATACAGATTGATATATTTTCCTATATCGGTACTGCTCGGAGCCTTTAACTGCCGCCTGTTTAATCTTTTTGCCTTATCCCACAAATGGCGGTTATGCTTTAGCGAAAAACAAATCTTTGTAAGTTGAGTCTTTGTATTATAAGTATGCATTAAAAGATATTTAAAAAGTTGAGCTTTAACATAATATCTGTTTCTATTGCCTACACAATAATTTATTTTTTCATACCGGTTAAAGCAAGCCGACTTGAGATCATGAAGAATAGAACATAGGAGACGGGGATCCATTTTAATTGCAGCAGCTATTTTATCTATCAAATCATCATCAAGAAAAAAGCAAGCCCGGCAGGCAAGCAAAAAAATCTTTCTATGCTTACACGGCATACCAAAATAAATATCCCTCATCCGGGTCAAATATTTTGATTGAGGTTTTTCATCATTCAAACCTAAGGCTTTTGGTTTTACATCGCAGTAGGACGGTTCAGGCTCAGCCACATAAAAGTTAAAATTTTCATCTAAATCATATTCACCCATAAGATACTCCCACCGTGAGCCTTCCTGCTCGGCAATAACCGTATCGTTTATTTCATGCCTTACGGTTTTGCACTTAAACGTTAAATAATAAAATCGAAGATGATTTGTTAAATAAGTATAAAAACTTGAAAGTGAAGAATTATAATTTTCCAAAATTCTAGGAAGCTTATAATAAAACTTGAGTAAAAAATCACTTCGTAAATCTTCATCCTTAAAATACAAACCGAATCTTTCCGCATTCACATAAATTATCTCAAAGATATGCATTAAGAGCTCTTGCCGTCTTACAGGATCTGTCTTATTGATATTGTAGGCCTTGACAAATTCCTCTCCTTTTTCTAAACTGAAATCCACTTTTTTATCTCCTTTAACTTTAATAATTATATGTTGATAGAAGCAAAAAGAGTGCAAAGCTGCCGGCTTTAAAAAAAAGGATTATTTGGATTTTTTTTCATTTTTATAAACCACAAAAAATGAGTTTTTCTATTTTTTTATAAGAGCTCAAAAAACTATCAATAAAAAAATGAGATTTTCCATAAAAGACTAAATTTATTAGTCTTAAAAACACAAAAAATACCGATAATTAGAAGCGGAGAACAAAATTATGATAAGAAAACAAACAGAAAAAGAATCCCGTACAGGAAGCATAACTTTTTACTCTAAAGAACAGGTAGAATGTCCGGTATGCAGTACAAAATTTAAAAGAGAAGAACTCCACTCCGGAGGAGGAAGGCTTATAGCCGGAGACCTAACCGATGAGCTTCGAAGACTTTATGAACCGTCTGCAAAATACGGAGAAATATTTCCTGTAGTGTACAATTTGACCGTTTGTCATAAATGTCTTTATACCGCCTTTCCGCAAGACTTTTCTATTCCGCCCCGCCCTGTTATCGAAAAACTTTTTGAAAACACCGAAGCCCGATACTCAGCCGTAAAGGGTCTTTTTCACAATATAGATTTTACAAAATCCCGCGGCTTAAATGAAGGAGCGGCATCCTATTACCTTGCTATTTTGTGTTATGAACTTTTTGAAGAAAAATTTTCCCCCACGATAAAGCAGGGTATATGTGCAATAAGGGCAGCATGGCTATTTGACGAGCTAGGCAAAAAATATCCTGAAGAAAATTACAAATATGTTTCTGACCTTTTTTATCAAAAGGCAACCTTTCTTTACCGCCGAGCCCTCGAGCTGGAATCAAGCGGAGAAGAAATAATTGCCGGATTAAAATCTTTCGGCCCCGATGTGGACAAAAACTACGGATATGACGGAATAATCTATCTTTCAGCCCTTCTCGAATATAAGTACGGCCAAAAAATCGATATGGAAATGCGCCTAAAGCGTTTGGACTATCACAAATTTGCCCTTGCAAAGATGTTCGGCCTAGGCAGATCCAGTAAGGCCAAGCCTGGTCCGATCTTGGAAGCCGCCAGAAATCTATATGATCTTCTAAAAGTCGAGTTAAAGGAAGTAGAAGAATAATGGAGGCATCCCAAAACCAAAAAAATATCCTCCTTACCCTTTCTTATGACGGAACAAATTTTTGCGGCTGGCAAAAGCAAACGAAAGAAGGAAGCGAAACCTTCAGGACGGTTCAGGGAGAATTGGAAAAGGCCTTAACCAAAATACACAAGCATCCTGTCGAAACAAACGGCTCAGGCCGCACCGATTCGGGAGTTCATGCAGCCCGCCAAGCCGTAAACTTTTTTAGCGATATAAAAAGTATGAGGGCACAAAATTTTTTACCGGCCCTTAACTCAATCTTACCTAAGGATATAAGGGTGATGGATGCAGCCGAAGTTTCTCCCCTTTTACATGCCCGCTTTAATGCTCTTTCCCGCACCTACCGCTACAAAATTAAATGCGGGAAAACAATCTTTGCTCATGAACAGCCGTATGCATGGCACATAAGGCGTTACCCTGATATAAACAACTTAAACGAAATGGCCTTCTGCCTTTCGGGAGAGTTGGATTGCACCGCCTTTTCTGCGGCGGGGGATCAAAGTATAAGCAAATCACGCTATATCAAAAAGGCAGTCTTTTTTATAGAAAACGATTATCTTATTTTTGAAATTTGTGCAAATGCCTTCTTATGGAAGATGGTCCGCTCTATCGTTGGAACTCTTTTGCATTTAGACGAAACCGGAGCTTCCAAAAAAGATTTTAAGGAAATCTTAGAATCAAAAATGCGGGCAAAGGCAGGCCCCACCGCTCCGCCGCAAGGCCTTTTTTTATGGTCTATAGAATATCCCCAAGACCTGCTAAAAGCACCGCAGGATAATTCTAATAAACAGTAAAGCTAATTGCTCTTAAAACGGTCATACCGGCTTACGGCATTAGAAACCGTAAAAAACACAAGAACAATTCCAAAAATAATAAAATAAGACCCTATAGAAAAAAACATATTATAAAAACCGTGTATAAGCCATGTAACAAGAAACGGCCTTATCGGCTTTTTTTTCCCTTGTGCAATGCCGGTTTCAAGATAGTACACACCTAAGCCTGCATGCAAAATATTTGAAGTAAATGTTCTGATCCAAATTGATTCGGGATACCGTATCACATAAGCAACATTCTCAAACGAAGCAAAAATTAAACCGTAAAACACAGATAAAAGCAGGAGGGCTCTTATATTCGGACCGGTTTGAGCTGAGGTAAGACTATCAGTGTTTTTAATCTTCTGCATCCAAATCAATTTTATAAAAATATAAAAAAGCAGGGCCTTAACGGCTTCTTCAGGCAAGGAAGAATGAATAAAACAGTCAAAAACAAGGTAGTAAGCATATCCTGACCTTTTCAAAAAATCCTGAGAAAAAAAATATATGACTGTCTGCATTAAAATCGAAATAAAAACGGCAAAAAATGAAAACAAAAAAATATATAGCAATGTTTTAGCCGATAAATTTTCTTTTTTTATAACAAAAAATGCCCAAACAACCGAAATAGCAAAAGAAATCAAGATTATTGCCGCAATCTGCATACAAAAAAAGAATACATTGAAAAAGAATTAAATTCAAGAGGTTTACGGATAAGGCCTTTATTTTGAACTGAAAATACCTTATAATGTTAGATGGAGTAAAAACTATGGATAAAGAAAAAAATAATTATGACAAGCTTTTTTCTGAAATTATAAACGCAAAGCACCTCGTAGCCTTTACAGGGGCCGGAATAAGCACCCTCGCAGGAATAAAGGACTTTAGGGGGAAGGACGGCCTTTATAAACAGCCTAATACCGAAAAAATGTTCGATATAGATGTCTTTTATCGGGATCCTTCGGTTTATTACGGCATGGCCAAGGAATTTATCTACGGATTGGAAGATAAAAGGCCGGCAATTGTGCATACCGTCCTTGCAGATCTTGAAAAAAGAGGCATCCTAAAAGCCGTAATTACCCAAAACATTGATTTACTCCATCAAAAAGCCGGCAGCAAAAATGTAATTGAGGTACACGGCTCTCCCTCCTTTCACTATTGTATAAATTGCACCTATACCGAAACATTTGAGGAAGCTGCAAAAACAGCCAAAACCGGAGCCGTACCCAGATGTCCCAAATGCGGAAGCCCCATAAAACCGGCTATAACCTTTTTTGGAGAAGCCCTGCCGCAAAAGGCCATGATTCAGGCAGAAATCGAGGCCTCAAAGGCCGATTTTATGCTTGTTTTAGGTACAACCCTCTTGGTTTATCCTGCGGCCGCACTCCCAGCCTATACATTAAGAAACGGCGGCAAGATAGCAATAGTAAACAACCAGCCGACCCAATTAGACTCCTATGCAGAAATCTTATTTGAAGATTTGGAAGAAACCTTTGAAAAAATAGATAAAAAATTAAAAAATTTATAGTTTTTTTTAATAAATTCACTTGACAAAAAAGTAAGGATATGGTAACTTACATCTAGGCACAGATTGCGGGTAGTTACCAAAAATTACCTGCGTAAAGCGTTCATAAAAGTATTTATATGTGAATGGTTTATACTCTATTTTAATCGCTCCGGTCCGCATACTCCCGGAGCGATTTTTTTATCTATATGCATTATAGACATTTAAGATTTACCGCCTTAATGCCGATAAATAAACCGAGAAAGATTTACCTTAAAATCACTCAAAAAGGTATTTATTTTTTTTTATTTATGTGTTAGGATGTAATTCATGGAAAAAGATAAAAGAATAATTGTTGATTCAGAAAAAATTGAAACGGCCATTCGCTTGGGTGTTCCTATCGCTATAACTTCATATACCTTGCCCAAAGAAACTGAAGTTTATATTACGGATGTTATTTCCGAATTTTTAAAACAGCTTCATTGTACGGATATTACGGATTATATCGTATACTACACTAATGAACTTACAACAAATGCAAAAAAAGCCAATACAAAACGGGTCTATTTTAAAGAAAGGGGCCTAAATATTTCCGATTCCGAGGACTATGACCTTGGTATGAAGGATTTTAAAGAAGAAACAATATCGAACATGGAGCATTACCTTGAGCTTCAAAAAAAAGCAGGTCTTTATGTTAAAATGTCCCTTCAATTAAAACGGGATAATATAATCCTTGAAGTAAGCAACAATGCTGCCCTAACACGCCAAGAATTTAAGAGAATTTTTGACAAAATAGTCAGAGCAAGACAGTTTTCATCACTGGATGAGGCCTTTACCCAAGTTTTAGACAGTACAGAGGGTGCCGGTCTGGGGCTTGTAATAATGGTTTTAATGCTTAAAAAAATGGGGCTTGACGAAAAAGCCTATCAAATAGATGTTGTAGACGGAGTTACCATAAACCGTGTTACAATTCCTCTTAAACTGGAATTAAAGAAAGAGGCCGAACCTCTTACAAGAGCTATTGTAGAATATATCAACGAAATACCTCAATTCCCTGAAAATATTATGCAAATTCAAAGGGCCATTAACGATCCCGACTCAAAGATGCAAAAAATTGCCCAGCTTATAAGCAGCGACATTGGATTGACAACAGACCTTTTAAAACATGTAAACTCTGTAGCATTCGGTCTTTCCAAGCCCTGTATGAACATTGTAGAAGCCGTTAAGTTTGTAGGCTTGCGGGGAATACAAAACCTGTTGTATTCTATGGGTACTATTAAGGTACTGGAAACAACAGAAAATGAGCAAAAGCAGATTTGGGAAAACGCCTACAGGCTCGCATTTTTCTCGTTGAATGTTGCAAAACTTACGGGAAAACGGAATATAGTCGATGATGCATATATTTGCGGCCTTTTGCATGACCTTGGAAAAATCATACTTGGTTCAATGTATCCGGAATTGATTGTAAAGCTCGCAGAAATTCAAGCCGAAAGGAATATTTCTCCGCAAGTTATGGACATGATTATGAGCGGTATGGCCCAAGCCGAAATCGGTGCAACCCTTGCCGAAAAATGGAATTTCCCTGAACCCATAGTAGTAACAATAAGGTATCAGGATAATTTTGAAAATGCACCTGAAGAGCACAAAGAGCTGGTTGAAAGCGTATGTTTTGCAGACTTTATGCTCAACTTTTCTCAAAACAGAATTGAATACTATCAGGTTCCTGAAGCCTTGTTAAAAAGATTCAAAATAGAATCGGAAGAACAGCTTAAAAATCTTTGTGAAAAGTTTGAGTTTGCTTTTGAAAAATAAGAATCCTGTTATTTAATATCCGGAAAAAGCTCTTTTATAATCTCTCTATAGTTTTTGCCGTAATATAGATGGCCGTAGATGATTGCGGCGGCAAGCACATTTCTGCCGTAGCCTCTTGTTTCAGCATAAGCAAGACTTTCTAAAAATAAGTCGGTCGGCAGATCTCCGGCCTGTCTTACCCAGCGTTTAACTGCATTGGGACCTGCATTATAAGAAAAAAGAGCGTGCATAATTTTTCCGCCATTTCGGCGTATCATCTCAGACAAATAAAAGGCCCCGAAGCGGATATTTGTATCGGGATTGTTGAGGTCATAAGAATCTATCTTCAAACGTCGGGCTATATCGGCGGCAGTAGGTTTCATCAGCTGGGCAAGCCCGATAGCCCCGGCATGGGAAATAACCTCAGACTTAAAATAGCTTTCACTTCTAAGAAGGGCATATAAAAGATATTCAGGCAAATTATATTCTGCGGAGTATCTTTTAACCGAGTCAAGCCAAGGCCTAGGATAGATTAATTTTAAGTGTTCCTCTCCAAAGTCGGCACCTTCGGAATTAACCGCAAATGACATAGTTCTCATAGAATCGGCATAATAACCGTTTTCGGATAAAATTTTTGAAAAAAAGGAAGCCTCTTCCGTAGTGATTTGAGGATATAAAACGGTAATTTTATTGTATAATTGAGAATAAAGTTTATATTTGACAAAGCCCTTTAAAATCTTAACCGTATCTTCATCCGAAAAACCGCCGCCGCCTTTTCGTTTATAATTTTTTCCGTATGGGGAAGAAACGATGGGCAGCCCAAGTTGATAGGCAGCCATCAGTCTGTAATAAAAAGAGGCATGATCCTTTTCGTAGGCTTCTCGGTAAAGTTTTTTGGACTCATCAGCAGGCAATTTTTTAGAGCGGGCAAGAATATAGGCATGGCGTGCATGATCCGAAAAAAGGTTTGTTTTTTGAACAGCTTTTTGAAGCCTTTCAAGGCCGTTCCAATCTTTGGCAAGAACAAGTTTCATACAGGCATGAGCTGTCAGCTCTTCATAAACCGGCATATTTTTCCATGAAGGAGCCGTAAAGCAAAGTTCATCCAAAAACACCTTAAACGATCTATTTTTTTCTATATCTAAAATGTACCAAAGGGCAACATCATAATCATAGGCTTGAGGCGGATAGCTCTTAGCTTTTTTAAAAAGTAAAACAGCCTTTTCGGTATTTTCCTTACCGCCCATTTTTAAACGCATACGGGCGGCATAAAAAGCGTACATATATTTTTGCACAATATAATCTGAGGTCTTGTTTGATCTTTGTTCATAAAACTCAAGCCGCTTTTCAAAAAGGACGGCATCGGCAGCATAATCAACAGAACCTGACAAAGCTGCCCTTCCTGCATCGGAAAGAACAGTTCTATGCTCAAACAAAGCCTCTTCCCCTGCCTCCATCAAGTCCTTAAAAATAGGCCATGCATCTTTAAACCGAGATTCAAAAGTTAATTTTCTTGCTGTTAGAATTCTAAAAAAATTGTCTCCGTAGACTTTTAACTCAGACTTATTCTTTTCGATATTTTTTAAACCTTCAATAAGCTCTGAGTCAAATTTTTGAGCGTTAAGATAGTCAGGTAAGGGCTGCTCCATTTTGTTAAAATTACCCGATAAAAATAAGAGCTTTTGAATTGCAGCTCTTATATCTTTATCGTTTTTTGCATCCAAGCGGAGGGCTTCGGGCAAAGCAAGTTTTTCTTCAAGACGCTTAATTTTTTCTTCATTTGACAAAAGAGAATAAAGCTCATCATCAGCCAGTTTTTTATACGGCATAGGAGAGTTTTTGATTGCATATTCAAAATAAGCCCTTGCCGATTCGTCATAGATTTTTTTATCG
This genomic window contains:
- a CDS encoding alpha/beta hydrolase fold domain-containing protein produces the protein MQNELKDLRELKKKFKKAVLSRKHTIDELRLAYDDILYSPHVPNNVDLSEVELRGVDTDVLKPEMAVSGRVILYAHGGSFISGTKKAYRSFCAGLAHEASADLYLPEYKLAPEQPFPAALEDFYKVYAKLIESHTVAPSNLILAGDGAGGGLILSLIHYLKNKHLPLPALLVLLSPWTDLTCSSGGLSANRKKDFVFSQEALLGAAQLYTEEKNLTNELVSPIFGSFENFPPVFIQCGSNEILLDDSIRLCEKIEKAGGRAELDKMEDMPHLFQAVPDYFADAHLEVEAIGKKIGVFFETGSLIENQANL
- a CDS encoding ABC transporter ATP-binding protein, producing the protein MHKKSTFFKFAAYYTPYKFLFFFDLFCALLVSAVDLVFPQVIRYLTRVIPKIRSGELSLFSDRTILDFDVTASAIIYLGFIIALILLGLYIIRYFAQYFITSWGHIMGARMERDMRNDLFNHMQRLSFSYYDKNKTGDMISRIVSDLFDISELAHHGPENLFISFLKIIGSFSLLCFINVRLTLILASVTSLMFIFTFFQNKKMRKIFMLNRKTIAGINSQVQDTLSGIRVVQSFANEALESKKFYTANEAFVHSKYLNYKQMGGFFAVNGLLQGLFFIVTVVAGSFFVARNELTIPDLTIYVLYINIYIAPINLLINFTEMFQKGAAGFKRFLQIVETAPEITEKEDAVELKDVRGNIKYENVDFSYNETAAILKNISIDIPAGKTLALVGPSGGGKTTICSLLPRFYDVTAGNISIDGKDVRDLTLKSLRENIGIVQQDVYLFGGTIKENIAYGKPDASDEEIIEAAKNAHIHDFIMSLEEGYDSYVGERGVMLSGGQKQRISIARVFLKNPPILILDEATSALDTENEILIQRAIEELSEERTTIVIAHRLSTIRNADRILVVTDEGIMESGTHEELLSLNGIYANLRKLDEF
- the rdgB gene encoding RdgB/HAM1 family non-canonical purine NTP pyrophosphatase — its product is MKIYLASGNVNKKKEVQELLPSHKIVLPKEEGIDFDPEETGSTFFENSMIKAKALYGIVQAPVLADDSGLCVDFLNGAPGIHSARYGALNGEHVSAEAGINKVLEELKGVKDRSARFACCMIFLLNEDRFYSVQETCEGNITEAPSGSGGFGYDPIFFVEEFGKTFAELSPEQKNSVSHRGRALEAITKLIEGL
- a CDS encoding nucleoside-triphosphatase; protein product: MDFSLEKGEEFVKAYNINKTDPVRRQELLMHIFEIIYVNAERFGLYFKDEDLRSDFLLKFYYKLPRILENYNSSLSSFYTYLTNHLRFYYLTFKCKTVRHEINDTVIAEQEGSRWEYLMGEYDLDENFNFYVAEPEPSYCDVKPKALGLNDEKPQSKYLTRMRDIYFGMPCKHRKIFLLACRACFFLDDDLIDKIAAAIKMDPRLLCSILHDLKSACFNRYEKINYCVGNRNRYYVKAQLFKYLLMHTYNTKTQLTKICFSLKHNRHLWDKAKRLNRRQLKAPSSTDIGKYINLYKGTIDKNIAKSLKIWYTQQYENISGIGKCKQKKGSAGASSVS
- a CDS encoding DUF2225 domain-containing protein, translated to MIRKQTEKESRTGSITFYSKEQVECPVCSTKFKREELHSGGGRLIAGDLTDELRRLYEPSAKYGEIFPVVYNLTVCHKCLYTAFPQDFSIPPRPVIEKLFENTEARYSAVKGLFHNIDFTKSRGLNEGAASYYLAILCYELFEEKFSPTIKQGICAIRAAWLFDELGKKYPEENYKYVSDLFYQKATFLYRRALELESSGEEIIAGLKSFGPDVDKNYGYDGIIYLSALLEYKYGQKIDMEMRLKRLDYHKFALAKMFGLGRSSKAKPGPILEAARNLYDLLKVELKEVEE
- the truA gene encoding tRNA pseudouridine(38-40) synthase TruA is translated as MEASQNQKNILLTLSYDGTNFCGWQKQTKEGSETFRTVQGELEKALTKIHKHPVETNGSGRTDSGVHAARQAVNFFSDIKSMRAQNFLPALNSILPKDIRVMDAAEVSPLLHARFNALSRTYRYKIKCGKTIFAHEQPYAWHIRRYPDINNLNEMAFCLSGELDCTAFSAAGDQSISKSRYIKKAVFFIENDYLIFEICANAFLWKMVRSIVGTLLHLDETGASKKDFKEILESKMRAKAGPTAPPQGLFLWSIEYPQDLLKAPQDNSNKQ
- a CDS encoding protease PrsW, whose amino-acid sequence is MKRSGYAYYLVFDCFIHSSLPEEAVKALLFYIFIKLIWMQKIKNTDSLTSAQTGPNIRALLLLSVFYGLIFASFENVAYVIRYPESIWIRTFTSNILHAGLGVYYLETGIAQGKKKPIRPFLVTWLIHGFYNMFFSIGSYFIIFGIVLVFFTVSNAVSRYDRFKSN
- a CDS encoding Sir2 family NAD-dependent protein deacetylase, which gives rise to MDKEKNNYDKLFSEIINAKHLVAFTGAGISTLAGIKDFRGKDGLYKQPNTEKMFDIDVFYRDPSVYYGMAKEFIYGLEDKRPAIVHTVLADLEKRGILKAVITQNIDLLHQKAGSKNVIEVHGSPSFHYCINCTYTETFEEAAKTAKTGAVPRCPKCGSPIKPAITFFGEALPQKAMIQAEIEASKADFMLVLGTTLLVYPAAALPAYTLRNGGKIAIVNNQPTQLDSYAEILFEDLEETFEKIDKKLKNL
- a CDS encoding HDOD domain-containing protein, translating into MEKDKRIIVDSEKIETAIRLGVPIAITSYTLPKETEVYITDVISEFLKQLHCTDITDYIVYYTNELTTNAKKANTKRVYFKERGLNISDSEDYDLGMKDFKEETISNMEHYLELQKKAGLYVKMSLQLKRDNIILEVSNNAALTRQEFKRIFDKIVRARQFSSLDEAFTQVLDSTEGAGLGLVIMVLMLKKMGLDEKAYQIDVVDGVTINRVTIPLKLELKKEAEPLTRAIVEYINEIPQFPENIMQIQRAINDPDSKMQKIAQLISSDIGLTTDLLKHVNSVAFGLSKPCMNIVEAVKFVGLRGIQNLLYSMGTIKVLETTENEQKQIWENAYRLAFFSLNVAKLTGKRNIVDDAYICGLLHDLGKIILGSMYPELIVKLAEIQAERNISPQVMDMIMSGMAQAEIGATLAEKWNFPEPIVVTIRYQDNFENAPEEHKELVESVCFADFMLNFSQNRIEYYQVPEALLKRFKIESEEQLKNLCEKFEFAFEK